The sequence TGCTGCCGCCTCAGTGCCTTCCTCTGCCACTTCGATCATGGCTTTATGGATTACCTTGTCAATTTTCAAATCCATCTCACCGGTCATGCCACTGAAATCGGCTTTGTTTGAAAAGGCCAGGGGCATACCCATCATAGCCAGCAGGTCCTCCAGGTCAGTTTTGGTTTCGGCTTTGAATTTTGGTACGATCACATGAACATCCTTTTCTTCCATGCCCGCAATGGCTGCAATAAAGTCGTCTGCCGTCAGATTTGCTTCCAGTTCAGGCAGGCTGATTCCTTGTTTGGGCAGGAAAATCAGCATCGAAAAATCACCCCCGTCGTAGGACAGTTCAATGGCTTCCATTTGATCGCTGGCGAAATAGGGCAATTTGTCGGTGCGGAACATAAATTCGGTTAGTTGCCGTTCCCCGTTTATGTTGGTAAAGTAATCCTGGCGGGTCATGTTTTTGTCAAATTCCACTGCCCAGGGTCCAAAAAAGTGAACCGCGTTGACCAGTACCAGGCGGCTATCCTCCGTAAGGATTCCCGGGAGGATCAGGTCGCTGATCTTTTCGCGGGTTTCATCATATACCCACTGATTGATGTCGAGGCGGATCTGCTCACGGTCTCCGCGATAGAAGTCTACCTCGTTAAGTGTTGTGCCGTAATTGCGCTCCAGCAAGTCGAAATACTGGGGACGGAAGTGATATCCCTGTTGCGCCCAGAGGTTGTTGGCAATATTGAGCTGAACCTTGTCGCCGGCCAGCTCACGCAGACGCAACATATAGTTGCTGTATTCAGGATGGAAGCGCTCCTGTTCTGGATCAAAATACAGGGTAGCCATCATTTCATCC comes from Bacteroides sp. and encodes:
- a CDS encoding serpin family protein — encoded protein: MKKIGKYIFFFVLGASLLFFSSCNKKNKSLVTTTSGRNMEEVMELPLPQRNNLFAFDLLKAIPEYKENFIISPFSISSALAMTYAGADGKTKDEMMATLYFDPEQERFHPEYSNYMLRLRELAGDKVQLNIANNLWAQQGYHFRPQYFDLLERNYGTTLNEVDFYRGDREQIRLDINQWVYDETREKISDLILPGILTEDSRLVLVNAVHFFGPWAVEFDKNMTRQDYFTNINGERQLTEFMFRTDKLPYFASDQMEAIELSYDGGDFSMLIFLPKQGISLPELEANLTADDFIAAIAGMEEKDVHVIVPKFKAETKTDLEDLLAMMGMPLAFSNKADFSGMTGEMDLKIDKVIHKAMIEVAEEGTEAAAATAVVIIRKTAIAPDEEQNITFKADRPFLYFIKDNRFNSILFMGRQLKF